Proteins encoded by one window of Streptomyces sp. NBC_01477:
- a CDS encoding LmeA family phospholipid-binding protein — MRVWRIVLVVVVVLGGLFVAADRIAVSVAQNKAAERAQATEGLDHKPSVSIKGFPFLTQAASGKLDDVTIKAKDIAANGGGETLRIATFNADLHGVKFSNSYRTAVADSADGAAFITYADLSKAAPPGVSVSSAGTSADGKAMVKLTGTIPGIGVKISVLSQVTVRGADSIGLHAENLPKELTALGLEDNVRQEIDFVRQLTHLPSGISLTSLTTSPEGISVAAGGKHVVLAG; from the coding sequence ATGCGAGTGTGGCGGATAGTCCTGGTCGTCGTGGTGGTCCTCGGCGGCCTGTTCGTGGCCGCCGACCGGATCGCGGTCTCGGTGGCGCAGAACAAGGCCGCGGAGCGCGCCCAGGCCACCGAGGGCCTGGACCACAAGCCGTCGGTGTCGATCAAGGGCTTCCCGTTCCTGACCCAGGCCGCCTCGGGCAAGCTGGACGACGTCACGATCAAGGCGAAGGACATCGCGGCGAACGGCGGTGGGGAGACGCTGCGCATCGCGACCTTCAACGCCGATCTGCACGGGGTGAAGTTCTCCAACAGCTACCGCACGGCGGTCGCCGACAGCGCCGACGGAGCCGCCTTCATCACCTACGCCGACCTGTCCAAGGCCGCGCCTCCCGGGGTCAGCGTGTCGTCCGCGGGCACCAGCGCGGACGGCAAGGCGATGGTGAAGCTGACCGGGACCATCCCCGGGATCGGCGTGAAGATCAGCGTGCTCAGCCAGGTGACCGTACGCGGCGCCGACTCGATCGGGCTGCACGCCGAGAACCTGCCCAAGGAGCTGACCGCGCTCGGCCTGGAGGACAACGTCCGGCAGGAGATCGACTTCGTGCGGCAGCTGACCCACCTGCCGTCCGGGATCTCGCTGACCTCGCTGACCACCTCGCCGGAGGGCATATCGGTGGCGGCCGGCGGAAAGCATGTCGTCCTCGCCGGCTGA